The Chryseobacterium nakagawai genome has a segment encoding these proteins:
- the infA gene encoding translation initiation factor IF-1 codes for MAKQKHIEQDGVITEALSNAQFRVELENGHILIAHISGKMRMHYIKLLPGDKVKLEMSPYDLTKGRITFRY; via the coding sequence ATGGCAAAACAAAAACATATTGAACAAGACGGCGTTATAACGGAAGCACTTTCGAACGCTCAGTTCCGTGTAGAACTTGAAAATGGGCATATTCTTATTGCTCATATTTCTGGTAAAATGCGAATGCACTATATTAAACTTTTACCTGGTGATAAGGTAAAACTAGAAATGTCTCCCTATGATTTAACGAAAGGGAGGATCACATTTAGATATTAA
- the rpmJ gene encoding 50S ribosomal protein L36, whose product MKVRASIKKRSADCKIVRRKGVLFVINKKNPKFKQRQG is encoded by the coding sequence ATGAAAGTAAGAGCATCAATTAAAAAAAGAAGCGCTGATTGCAAAATCGTACGCAGAAAAGGTGTACTATTCGTAATCAACAAGAAGAACCCAAAATTTAAACAAAGACAAGGTTAA
- the rpsM gene encoding 30S ribosomal protein S13, whose translation MARIAGIDLPKNKRGVIGLTYIYGVGRNTSSEILKAAGISEDKKVNEWNDDELAAIRTYISENVKVEGELRSEVQLNIKRLMDIGCQRGIRHRLGLPLRGQRTKNNSRTRKGKRKTVANKKKASK comes from the coding sequence ATGGCGAGAATTGCAGGTATTGATTTACCAAAAAACAAAAGAGGTGTTATCGGTTTAACTTACATCTATGGAGTAGGAAGAAATACTTCTTCTGAAATCCTTAAAGCTGCCGGTATCAGCGAAGACAAGAAAGTCAACGAATGGAATGACGATGAATTGGCTGCAATCAGAACCTATATCTCAGAAAACGTAAAAGTAGAAGGAGAATTAAGATCTGAAGTGCAATTGAACATCAAGAGATTGATGGACATAGGATGCCAACGAGGAATACGTCACAGACTAGGATTACCTTTAAGAGGCCAGAGAACGAAAAACAACTCTAGAACCCGTAAAGGAAAGAGAAAAACTGTTGCTAACAAGAAAAAGGCAAGTAAATAA
- the rpsK gene encoding 30S ribosomal protein S11 — protein sequence MAKQSKVVKKRKVKVEAIGEAHIQASFNNIIISLTNKNGEVISWASAGKMGFRGSKKNTPFAAQMAAENCSNVAHEAGLRRVKVYVKGPGAGRESAIRTIHNSGIEVSEIVDVTPMPHNGCRPPKRRRV from the coding sequence ATGGCAAAACAAAGTAAAGTAGTTAAAAAAAGAAAAGTAAAAGTTGAAGCTATTGGTGAAGCACATATTCAAGCTTCTTTCAATAACATCATCATTTCTTTAACAAATAAAAACGGAGAGGTTATCTCTTGGGCATCTGCCGGTAAAATGGGATTCAGAGGTTCTAAAAAGAACACTCCTTTCGCTGCTCAAATGGCAGCTGAAAATTGCTCTAATGTTGCTCATGAAGCTGGATTAAGAAGAGTAAAGGTGTATGTGAAAGGTCCTGGAGCAGGTAGAGAATCTGCAATCAGAACGATCCATAATTCAGGAATTGAAGTTAGCGAAATCGTTGATGTGACTCCAATGCCACACAATGGATGTAGACCACCTAAAAGAAGAAGAGTTTAA